Below is a window of Mycolicibacterium rhodesiae NBB3 DNA.
TGTGCGGGGCATCTCATCCCGTATGTCACCCAGCATGACGGTGCGGCTGTTCCGGCGCCGGTACGGCTTTCGCCGCCGATCGGGGCCAACGGCATGACGTATGCGCCGAGCGCGTTCACAATCGAGGGCGGCCAAGGTCTGGTGATGTTCTCCGACGGTCTCGTGGAACGACGCGACGAGTCGATCGACTTGGGCATCGAGCGCCTGGGCGAAACGCTCGGCCGCGCAGGTGATCTGACGGCGACCGGTGTGTCGACGGCAATGGCGTCGGGTGAAACCGACGACGACGTAACCGTCGTCATCCTGCGCCGTCTCTAGGTAGACTCCTCGCATTCGATGAGACGGAAACCGAATGTCGAGCAGCGGCGCCGTGACCTCTGCGATGCGGCGATCGAACTGCTCGCCGCCGACGGCGCACGTGGTTTGACCCATCTGCGGGTCGATCGCCGCGCTGGGCTCCCCGACGGGACGACGTCGTTCTACTACCAAACCCGAACCGCCCTGTTGCGCGGGACGCTCGACCGGGTGATCGAACTCGACATCGAGAACTTCACCAACGCCTTGAATGTCGCCGGCGACGGCGAGGTCGACTCGTTGCTGTCGCAGCTCGCCGAGCAGGCCATGCGCACGGCGGTCGAGCCCGAACGTTCGCGGGCGCGAGCGAGATTCGAATTGATGATGATCGCGTCGCACGAATCCGAGCTCGGCGCCGCTATCGAGGGGTTGATGAGTCGCTTCGTCGCCATCAGCGAAGCGGCCGTCGCCCAGGTCCAGCCGGCGGGCGCACCACCAGACCGCCGACTCGTCGAGGAGCAGGCGTTCGCCGTCGTCACCTTTCTCGGCGGATTCCTCTTCCGTCTCGCCTACGGCCTCGCGGAGATGAACAGCGCCGAA
It encodes the following:
- a CDS encoding TetR/AcrR family transcriptional regulator, which encodes MRRKPNVEQRRRDLCDAAIELLAADGARGLTHLRVDRRAGLPDGTTSFYYQTRTALLRGTLDRVIELDIENFTNALNVAGDGEVDSLLSQLAEQAMRTAVEPERSRARARFELMMIASHESELGAAIEGLMSRFVAISEAAVAQVQPAGAPPDRRLVEEQAFAVVTFLGGFLFRLAYGLAEMNSAERLERYLHSVIAGVAADHGREC